One Amorphoplanes digitatis genomic window carries:
- the fliD gene encoding flagellar filament capping protein FliD — MSTTDTINQLMQAEALPQTALKNKVTTQNKVVSAYQYVNTKMAALASAAKALGDPASWGAMKATSSSDAAVVTAGVGASAGSVSFRVESVAATHTMTFTGQTVASPTDAVGSPVLSGSTFDITLKDGSTKTLTPADQSLQAMVAAINGVSDSMYKASAVQIGSGQYTLQLTAKTSGTAAAFDATKLPTGLNLGTASTTVQGSDAMLRIGEDAVDANGDPLLDGNGDPVSQSYTISSATNTFANVLPGLTITATRKQSATDAPVTVSTTADADAVAAKVQSLVESLNSALTEINMQTKIKTATTAAGALAGDSTMRALRQDLLSSVSGGVTGVDPLNPGVTNSFADIGVTLSRDGVITFNKETFLAKLAADPEKTQRYFDSYTETDSKDPVNNPGGLGTEGKYQADFDVARGLGRKLENLSLLATEGVIRPGDPASKAKQGTLQALIQRRNDSISDLNDQVSNWDDRLALRRTGLERQFATLETALSKMKQQSSWLAGQLASLG, encoded by the coding sequence TTGAGCACCACGGACACCATCAATCAACTGATGCAGGCCGAGGCGCTCCCGCAGACCGCGCTCAAGAACAAGGTCACCACCCAGAACAAGGTGGTCTCCGCGTACCAGTACGTGAACACCAAGATGGCCGCCCTGGCGTCCGCCGCGAAGGCGCTCGGCGACCCGGCCTCCTGGGGCGCGATGAAGGCGACGAGCAGCTCCGACGCCGCCGTCGTCACGGCCGGCGTCGGCGCCTCCGCCGGCTCGGTCAGCTTCCGGGTCGAGTCCGTGGCCGCGACACACACCATGACCTTCACCGGCCAGACGGTCGCCTCCCCCACCGACGCCGTCGGATCGCCGGTCCTGAGCGGCAGCACGTTCGACATCACGCTCAAGGACGGCAGCACCAAGACGCTCACGCCGGCGGACCAGTCGCTGCAGGCGATGGTCGCCGCGATCAACGGTGTGTCCGACTCGATGTACAAGGCGTCCGCCGTGCAGATCGGCTCGGGCCAGTACACGCTGCAGCTGACCGCCAAGACGAGTGGCACCGCCGCCGCGTTCGACGCCACCAAGCTGCCCACCGGCCTGAACCTGGGCACCGCGTCGACCACCGTGCAGGGCAGCGACGCCATGCTCCGGATCGGCGAGGACGCGGTGGACGCCAACGGCGACCCGCTCCTGGACGGCAACGGCGACCCGGTCTCGCAGTCGTACACGATCAGCTCGGCGACCAACACCTTCGCCAACGTGCTGCCCGGCCTGACCATCACGGCCACCCGGAAGCAGTCCGCCACCGACGCGCCGGTCACCGTCAGCACCACCGCCGACGCCGACGCCGTCGCCGCCAAGGTGCAGTCGCTCGTCGAGAGCCTGAACTCCGCGCTGACCGAGATCAACATGCAAACCAAGATCAAGACCGCTACCACCGCGGCCGGCGCGCTGGCGGGCGACTCCACCATGCGCGCGCTCCGGCAGGACCTGCTGAGCAGCGTCTCCGGCGGCGTGACCGGCGTCGATCCGCTCAACCCCGGCGTCACCAACAGCTTCGCCGACATCGGCGTCACGCTGAGCCGGGACGGCGTCATCACGTTCAACAAGGAGACGTTCCTCGCCAAGTTGGCGGCGGACCCGGAGAAGACGCAGCGGTACTTCGACTCCTACACCGAGACCGACTCCAAGGACCCCGTCAACAACCCGGGCGGCCTCGGCACGGAGGGCAAGTACCAGGCCGACTTCGACGTCGCCCGGGGACTCGGCCGCAAGCTGGAGAACCTCTCGCTGCTGGCCACCGAGGGCGTCATCCGCCCCGGCGATCCGGCGAGCAAGGCCAAGCAGGGCACGCTCCAGGCGCTGATCCAGCGCCGCAACGACAGCATCAGCGACCTCAACGACCAGGTAAGCAACTGGGACGACCGGCTGGCACTGCGCCGGACCGGACTCGAGCGCCAGTTCGCCACCCTCGAGACCGCTCTCAGCAAGATGAAGCAACAGTCCAGCTGGCTCGCCGGTCAGCTGGCCAGCCTCGGTTGA
- a CDS encoding flagellin, producing the protein MGLRINQNIAAQNAYRNLSVTDTQMGKSLEKLSSGFRINRAADDAAGLAISEGLRSQIGGLKVGARNAQDGISVVQTAEGALTEVHSMLQRMNDLSVQYKSGVQGTDSQAALAGEFTALQSEITRIADNTKFNGVTLFNDADLAFQVGYDTNDTITVDGAAALKKIDTSAAVITDSTTVQTAITGISTQRASLGALQNRFEHTVNSVNVAVENLSASESRIRDTDMAQEMMSFTRSQILSQAGTAMLSQANQSQQGVLSLLR; encoded by the coding sequence ATGGGTCTTCGCATCAACCAGAACATCGCCGCCCAGAACGCCTACCGGAACCTGTCGGTCACGGACACGCAGATGGGCAAGTCGCTCGAGAAGCTGTCCTCTGGCTTCCGGATCAACCGGGCGGCCGACGACGCGGCCGGCCTCGCCATCAGCGAGGGCCTGCGCAGCCAGATCGGCGGCCTCAAGGTCGGCGCTCGCAACGCGCAGGATGGCATCAGCGTCGTGCAGACCGCTGAAGGTGCGCTCACCGAGGTTCACAGCATGCTGCAGCGCATGAACGACCTCTCGGTGCAGTACAAGAGCGGCGTCCAGGGCACCGACTCGCAGGCCGCGCTGGCCGGTGAGTTCACCGCCCTTCAGTCCGAGATCACCCGTATCGCGGACAACACGAAGTTCAACGGTGTCACCCTGTTCAACGACGCTGACCTGGCCTTCCAGGTTGGTTACGACACCAACGACACGATCACGGTCGACGGCGCCGCGGCGCTGAAGAAGATCGACACCAGCGCTGCCGTCATCACCGACAGCACGACGGTGCAGACCGCGATCACCGGTATCTCGACCCAGCGTGCCTCGCTCGGTGCGCTCCAGAACCGCTTCGAGCACACCGTCAACTCGGTGAACGTCGCGGTCGAGAACCTGTCCGCGTCGGAGAGCCGGATCCGCGACACCGACATGGCGCAGGAGATGATGTCCTTCACCCGGTCGCAGATCCTGTCCCAGGCCGGCACCGCCATGCTGTCGCAGGCGAACCAGTCGCAGCAGGGCGTGCTTTCCCTGCTCCGCTGA
- the flgN gene encoding flagellar export chaperone FlgN, which produces MSLTDLSSVLWRSRELLELLLFKLEEEQLILAAGRNRWLPHATREVEVVLEQMRQTEIARAAYSQDVALELGLSAEASLGELADAAPAPWSELLQQHRKAFLTLTSEISGMAGANRELLTAGQRATRDTMLAFAGNVETYDPQGKTVFGGARRPSLVDEAI; this is translated from the coding sequence GTGAGCCTGACCGACCTTTCCAGCGTGCTGTGGCGTTCGCGTGAACTGTTGGAACTGTTGCTGTTCAAGCTCGAGGAGGAGCAGCTCATCCTCGCCGCGGGCCGGAACCGCTGGTTGCCGCACGCCACCCGGGAGGTCGAGGTGGTGCTGGAGCAGATGCGGCAGACCGAGATCGCCCGCGCCGCCTACTCGCAGGATGTCGCGCTGGAGCTGGGCCTGTCGGCGGAGGCGTCGCTGGGCGAGCTGGCCGATGCGGCCCCGGCACCCTGGTCGGAACTGTTGCAGCAGCACCGCAAGGCGTTCCTGACGCTGACCTCCGAGATCAGCGGCATGGCGGGCGCCAACCGTGAGCTGCTCACCGCGGGCCAGCGGGCGACCCGCGACACGATGCTCGCGTTCGCGGGCAACGTGGAGACCTATGACCCGCAGGGCAAAACCGTATTCGGCGGCGCACGCCGTCCGAGCCTGGTAGATGAGGCGATCTGA
- the flgK gene encoding flagellar hook-associated protein FlgK, which produces MSSSFGSLNTALTGLYANRRGLDVSGQNIANANTQGYSRQRVNMQSVVGGSSAAMYARSDGLGDGVEVTSVQRLRNEFLEERGRTEHASSSYLTNQAAIYNSIEDVFGEPGDTALQAQFHDMWGGWADVANAPNDPAARSALLQQSATVVDGLHNAYGSLASHWKDLRGEAAAFSAEVNQTATAIADLNKSIVLAKASGATVNELEDQRDLHVMHLAEMVGATASKRPNGAMDVFVGGANLVSEFNTRTVEVNGAARLEDQAGDPVQLTWKDNGTTATSGGRMGAMIDALSTVIPGMATKLDDVAKKLADTVNAVHTTAYGLDGVGGRPFFSGDSASTIAVALDMDKPEQVGAAPTPGTFDGSVADLLSRTGERTDGPDKAYQNMIADLGVASQTSGRRADIQSNIALQIDSAREAEAGVNLDEEMTNLLTFQRGYEAASRVLTTIDSMLDQLINRTGLVGR; this is translated from the coding sequence ATGTCGAGTTCCTTTGGTTCCCTGAACACCGCACTGACCGGCCTTTACGCCAACCGGCGCGGGCTTGATGTCTCGGGCCAGAACATCGCGAACGCCAACACACAGGGATACTCCCGGCAGCGCGTGAACATGCAGTCGGTGGTCGGCGGGAGCTCGGCCGCCATGTACGCCCGCTCCGACGGTCTCGGCGACGGCGTCGAGGTGACGAGCGTGCAGCGGCTGCGCAACGAGTTCCTGGAGGAGCGCGGCCGCACCGAGCACGCCAGCAGCTCGTACCTGACCAACCAGGCGGCGATCTACAACTCGATCGAGGACGTCTTCGGTGAGCCGGGCGACACCGCGCTCCAGGCGCAGTTCCACGACATGTGGGGCGGCTGGGCCGACGTCGCGAACGCGCCGAACGACCCGGCGGCCCGCTCCGCGCTGTTGCAGCAGAGCGCGACGGTGGTGGACGGCCTGCACAACGCGTACGGCTCGCTGGCCTCGCACTGGAAGGACCTGCGCGGCGAGGCGGCCGCCTTCTCCGCCGAGGTCAACCAGACCGCGACGGCGATCGCCGACCTGAACAAGAGCATCGTGCTGGCCAAGGCGTCCGGCGCGACGGTCAACGAGCTGGAGGACCAGCGCGACCTGCACGTCATGCACCTGGCCGAGATGGTCGGCGCGACTGCCTCGAAGCGGCCCAACGGCGCGATGGACGTCTTCGTCGGCGGCGCCAACCTGGTCAGCGAGTTCAACACGCGCACCGTCGAGGTGAACGGTGCCGCGCGGCTCGAGGACCAGGCCGGCGACCCCGTGCAGCTGACGTGGAAGGACAACGGCACGACGGCGACCTCGGGCGGGCGGATGGGCGCGATGATCGACGCCCTCAGCACCGTCATCCCGGGCATGGCCACCAAGCTCGACGACGTGGCCAAGAAGCTCGCCGACACGGTCAACGCCGTGCACACCACGGCGTACGGCCTGGACGGGGTCGGCGGCCGGCCGTTCTTCTCCGGTGACAGCGCGAGCACCATCGCCGTCGCTCTCGACATGGACAAGCCGGAGCAGGTCGGCGCGGCACCGACCCCCGGCACCTTCGACGGGTCGGTCGCCGATCTGCTGTCGCGTACCGGCGAGCGTACCGACGGTCCGGACAAGGCCTACCAGAACATGATCGCCGATCTGGGCGTCGCCTCTCAGACCTCCGGCCGCCGTGCCGATATTCAGAGCAACATCGCCCTGCAGATCGACTCGGCCCGGGAAGCGGAGGCAGGCGTCAACCTCGACGAGGAGATGACGAACCTGCTGACGTTCCAGCGTGGGTACGAGGCGGCCTCCCGGGTCCTGACCACGATCGACTCGATGCTCGACCAGCTGATCAATCGCACCGGCCTGGTCGGAAGGTAG
- the flgL gene encoding flagellar hook-associated protein FlgL codes for MQLRVTEGSITTRVLANLQRNVARSAKIQEHLSSGKQINRPSDSPTGTVSSMQLRGESRVNEQYSRNADDGLGWLDTVDNTLTQSLTQLNRARDLAIQSQSGTSTQQSREALAVEIDNIRQSLIGSANTTYLGRPVFGGTTTGNAAYDSSGNYLGDNGEVLRTVGSNAQVRVAEVGPNVFGTGPDQLFAVLEGLSASLRSNDVTALRDGQDKLGDASALIKQTLSDVGARYNRVENMRETALDRLVTLKSQISDVEDIDLPQTIMEMQLQETAYQAALSATAKVIQPSLLDYLR; via the coding sequence ATGCAGTTGAGGGTCACCGAAGGCAGCATCACCACCCGGGTGCTTGCCAACCTGCAGCGCAACGTCGCCCGCAGCGCCAAGATCCAGGAGCATCTGTCCAGCGGCAAGCAGATCAACCGGCCGTCGGACTCGCCGACCGGCACGGTGTCGTCGATGCAGCTGCGCGGCGAGTCGCGGGTCAACGAGCAGTACTCCCGCAACGCCGACGACGGCCTGGGCTGGCTCGACACCGTCGACAACACGCTCACCCAGTCGCTGACCCAGCTGAACCGGGCGCGGGACCTGGCCATCCAGAGCCAGAGCGGTACCTCGACGCAGCAGTCGCGCGAGGCGCTGGCCGTGGAGATCGACAACATCCGGCAGTCGCTGATCGGCTCGGCGAACACCACGTACCTGGGCCGGCCGGTGTTCGGCGGCACCACGACGGGCAACGCGGCGTACGACAGCAGCGGCAACTATCTGGGCGACAACGGCGAGGTGCTGCGTACGGTGGGCAGCAACGCGCAGGTGCGGGTCGCCGAGGTGGGTCCGAACGTCTTCGGTACCGGCCCCGACCAGCTCTTCGCGGTGCTCGAGGGACTCTCGGCGAGCCTGCGCTCCAACGATGTGACGGCGCTGCGCGACGGTCAGGACAAGCTGGGTGACGCGAGCGCGCTCATCAAGCAGACGTTGTCGGACGTTGGTGCGCGTTACAACCGGGTGGAGAACATGCGCGAGACCGCGCTGGACCGGCTGGTGACGTTGAAGTCCCAGATCTCGGATGTCGAGGACATCGACCTGCCGCAGACGATCATGGAGATGCAGCTTCAGGAGACCGCATATCAGGCCGCGCTGTCCGCGACCGCCAAGGTTATCCAGCCGTCGCTCCTCGACTATCTGCGCTGA
- the fliW gene encoding flagellar assembly protein FliW, translating to MTDAWLDMPTIDMASPMAGFPAHRQFVLVRLNEQGLLYAFTSTQDPNIRFLVAPPEPFFPDYAPEIENDVLAALNTKDPDRLLVMVVITAGVEETTANLLAPIIVDRDSRRAMQVILQDSGMPVRAVMHRTA from the coding sequence ATGACCGACGCCTGGCTGGACATGCCGACCATCGACATGGCCTCGCCGATGGCCGGATTCCCGGCGCACCGGCAGTTCGTGTTGGTCCGGCTGAACGAGCAGGGCCTGCTCTACGCGTTCACTTCCACCCAGGACCCGAACATCCGGTTCCTGGTGGCGCCGCCCGAGCCGTTCTTCCCGGACTACGCGCCGGAGATCGAGAACGACGTTCTCGCCGCCCTCAACACGAAGGACCCGGACCGGCTACTGGTCATGGTCGTCATCACCGCCGGGGTCGAGGAGACAACGGCCAACCTGCTCGCCCCGATCATCGTCGACCGCGACAGCCGCCGTGCCATGCAGGTCATCCTCCAGGACAGCGGCATGCCGGTCCGCGCGGTCATGCACCGCACTGCGTGA
- the csrA gene encoding carbon storage regulator CsrA, with protein sequence MLVLTRKAGESVIIGDDVIVTVLEARGDLIRIGIQAPRDVQVHREEVYRELQAANREAASPNEEAVQALAESLRPAAKPD encoded by the coding sequence ATGCTGGTGCTGACCAGGAAAGCCGGCGAGAGCGTGATCATCGGCGATGACGTCATCGTGACCGTGCTGGAGGCACGGGGCGACCTCATCCGGATCGGGATCCAGGCTCCCCGCGATGTGCAGGTGCACCGCGAGGAGGTCTACCGGGAGCTACAGGCCGCCAACCGCGAGGCGGCGTCGCCGAACGAAGAGGCGGTACAGGCCCTGGCCGAGAGTCTCCGCCCGGCCGCGAAGCCGGACTGA
- a CDS encoding glycosyltransferase: MPVSVIVTAGGTTADFQNLLSGLRPTLGLRDEVVCVLPPQRHDLAVKARTQRWLTVVDETPPEHAARWSAGLAATTNPVVVLLDGDTVLTPHWLEPIAAAFDDPTVVAAGPRCHRSLGPQRVRLPPEAAAGIPVFKAYARQWRQDHRGLTDVDRLGPVCVAVRREALERAGGPTLDMPYAELREQGRLVLVESALIAHLGGRQCALRPAPPADAPLLSASLIVKDEEAVIATCLNVLRAVADEIVVYDTGSTDRTREIAREMGARVIDGYWDDHFGDARNRSLAHCRGRWALTVDADEVVGGDPKALRQQLETAGRTLDAFLVHVDSPTGAGSVSVWSPRLFRAAEYRYSGRLHEQVTHRITGEVPQNERTETLSLAHSGYLGATVATKDKVRRNHRLAALAKSDGPEALYNFARAERDAGDPAGAIDACRSGLAANPEAFIRVGLLSILIRCCAETGRFPEANEALAELRTAAREQVTTDQSEIVVRTAEGNHERVLELLRGIPENAFNDLGVEAGRRRLRPFEIISLRATGRPAEAAELLRAELRAGRLVLPLGDIAKVLEGAGSDVAELARLIPEHAVREVLYATRPEAPPLAEAVVEALWERFPGDPQLFGVVVWLAGRLPVNSAIRWSGRMREQGLARYCPLLALAAATDRSARDRALAAAAALELFGDQAALPPLSEALALVPDDQSRAVLKELRALAPGVASAISSV; encoded by the coding sequence GTGCCCGTATCAGTGATCGTCACCGCCGGCGGCACCACCGCCGACTTCCAGAACCTGCTGTCCGGGCTGCGGCCCACCCTCGGGCTGCGCGACGAGGTCGTCTGTGTGCTCCCACCGCAACGCCACGACCTGGCTGTCAAGGCCCGCACACAGCGCTGGCTGACGGTCGTCGACGAGACCCCGCCGGAGCACGCCGCCCGCTGGTCGGCCGGGCTGGCCGCCACCACCAACCCGGTGGTCGTGCTGCTCGACGGCGACACCGTCCTGACGCCGCACTGGCTGGAGCCGATCGCCGCGGCCTTCGACGACCCCACCGTCGTCGCCGCCGGGCCCCGGTGCCACCGCAGCCTCGGCCCGCAGCGGGTCAGGTTGCCGCCCGAGGCCGCGGCCGGCATCCCCGTCTTCAAGGCGTACGCCCGGCAGTGGCGCCAGGACCACCGCGGCCTGACCGACGTCGACCGGCTCGGCCCGGTCTGCGTCGCCGTCCGCCGCGAGGCCCTGGAGCGCGCCGGCGGGCCCACACTGGACATGCCGTACGCCGAACTGCGCGAGCAGGGCCGGCTAGTGCTCGTCGAGAGCGCGCTGATCGCCCACCTCGGCGGCAGGCAGTGCGCGCTGCGGCCGGCGCCGCCGGCGGACGCGCCGCTGCTGTCGGCGAGCCTCATCGTCAAGGACGAGGAGGCGGTGATCGCCACCTGCCTGAACGTGCTGCGCGCGGTGGCCGACGAGATCGTGGTCTACGACACCGGTTCCACCGACCGGACCCGGGAGATCGCCCGTGAGATGGGCGCCCGCGTCATCGACGGCTACTGGGACGACCACTTCGGCGACGCCCGCAACCGGTCCCTCGCACACTGCCGGGGCAGATGGGCGCTCACCGTCGACGCCGACGAGGTCGTCGGGGGCGACCCCAAGGCGCTGCGGCAGCAGCTCGAAACGGCCGGCCGTACGCTCGACGCGTTTCTGGTGCATGTGGACAGCCCGACCGGGGCCGGCAGCGTCTCGGTCTGGTCACCGCGCCTGTTCCGGGCCGCCGAATACCGTTACAGCGGCCGCCTGCACGAACAGGTCACCCACCGGATCACCGGCGAGGTTCCGCAGAACGAACGCACCGAGACGCTCTCACTGGCGCACTCCGGCTACCTCGGCGCCACCGTCGCGACAAAGGACAAGGTCCGGCGCAACCACCGGCTCGCCGCGCTTGCCAAGTCCGACGGGCCGGAGGCGCTCTACAACTTCGCCCGGGCGGAGCGCGACGCCGGCGACCCGGCCGGCGCCATCGACGCCTGCAGATCGGGTCTCGCCGCAAACCCCGAGGCCTTCATCCGGGTCGGCCTGCTCAGCATCCTGATCCGGTGCTGCGCGGAGACGGGCCGCTTCCCGGAGGCGAACGAGGCCCTCGCGGAGCTGCGCACGGCCGCCCGCGAGCAGGTGACGACCGACCAGTCGGAGATCGTCGTGCGCACCGCCGAGGGCAACCACGAGCGGGTGCTTGAGCTGCTCCGGGGCATACCCGAGAACGCCTTCAACGACCTTGGCGTCGAGGCCGGCCGCCGCAGGCTGAGGCCGTTCGAGATCATCAGCCTCAGGGCTACCGGCCGGCCGGCCGAGGCGGCCGAGCTGCTGCGGGCCGAGCTGCGCGCCGGGCGCCTGGTACTGCCGCTCGGTGACATCGCCAAGGTGCTGGAGGGCGCGGGTTCCGACGTGGCCGAGCTGGCCAGGCTGATCCCGGAGCATGCCGTCCGCGAGGTGCTGTACGCCACCCGGCCGGAGGCGCCGCCGCTCGCCGAGGCCGTCGTCGAGGCCCTCTGGGAACGCTTCCCCGGCGATCCCCAGCTCTTCGGCGTGGTGGTCTGGCTGGCCGGCCGGCTGCCGGTGAACAGCGCCATCCGATGGTCGGGCCGGATGCGCGAACAGGGGCTGGCGCGGTACTGCCCGCTGCTGGCCCTGGCGGCCGCCACCGACCGCTCCGCCCGGGATCGGGCGCTCGCCGCGGCCGCCGCGCTGGAGTTGTTCGGCGACCAGGCGGCGCTCCCCCCGCTCTCCGAGGCGCTGGCCCTGGTGCCCGACGACCAGAGCAGGGCGGTGCTCAAGGAGCTGCGGGCGCTCGCACCCGGGGTGGCGTCCGCGATCTCGTCGGTGTGA
- a CDS encoding DUF3626 domain-containing protein: protein MHPCCRRALRHVAARAAGRPVEASLRISLNFHPDRVAAGRPILRALATDGSYLSQFATGTSNGGLTAHPGGDRWRWEQSMFGGAYDDAPAHVRPVYGGLNFRHKVVGAAPRFGSAHLRLTAAALARATFCYPDSVLEPTAFAVAERMSLIDLATADRQDELDDYIEAHVHGGVRLDRDVEALVLDPSYRNTEVETAARRLPCPLEWHPGFRLSVAELHRHPGYRGPRYVDLGTALADDGHLTPRLIGDAARSGNHDQQDLKRVWHYLARFGAPAGPPT from the coding sequence ATGCACCCCTGCTGCCGGCGGGCGCTGCGGCACGTCGCCGCACGGGCCGCCGGCCGGCCGGTCGAGGCATCCCTGCGGATCAGCCTCAACTTCCATCCCGACCGCGTCGCCGCCGGCCGGCCGATCCTGCGGGCCCTCGCCACCGACGGGAGCTACCTGTCGCAGTTCGCGACCGGCACCAGCAACGGCGGGCTCACCGCGCATCCCGGCGGCGACCGCTGGCGCTGGGAGCAGAGCATGTTCGGCGGCGCGTACGACGACGCGCCAGCCCACGTCCGACCCGTTTACGGCGGGCTGAACTTCCGCCACAAGGTCGTCGGCGCGGCGCCCCGCTTCGGATCGGCGCACCTGCGGCTGACCGCGGCGGCCCTGGCCAGGGCGACGTTCTGTTATCCGGACAGCGTTCTCGAGCCGACCGCCTTCGCGGTCGCCGAGCGGATGTCCCTGATCGACCTCGCCACCGCCGATCGGCAGGACGAACTGGACGACTACATCGAGGCGCACGTCCACGGCGGCGTCCGGCTCGACCGCGACGTCGAGGCCCTGGTCCTCGACCCGAGCTACCGGAACACCGAGGTCGAGACCGCCGCCCGGCGGCTACCCTGCCCGCTCGAGTGGCACCCGGGATTTCGGCTCTCCGTCGCCGAACTGCACCGGCACCCCGGCTACCGCGGCCCGCGCTACGTCGACCTCGGCACCGCGCTCGCCGACGACGGCCACCTCACACCCCGGCTGATCGGCGACGCCGCCCGCAGCGGGAACCACGACCAACAGGACCTCAAACGGGTCTGGCACTACCTCGCGAGATTCGGCGCACCGGCCGGTCCGCCCACTTAG
- a CDS encoding peptidoglycan DD-metalloendopeptidase family protein, protein MKRRHIRIAAALLTAAGTLGALPAAAAVTRIAGTGRVVTAGTPLNTRSGPSASSAKTGTLRNGATVSIVCRVAGEFIRGTVRNTGYWDRLADDSYISDAYVRRRNFPIPRCRKTAPMPAVTGSWMLPVTAGLVSGFRPPDRPVHDGVDLGATRNTPIRAASAGKVIKVVCNVSAGSCDVDGKLTLTGCGWYAEVRHPGDIVTRYCHMVRRPAVTVGQTVTRGTILGYVGSSGSSSGPHLHFEVHTGSPATRANAIDPVAFMRARGLYIG, encoded by the coding sequence GTGAAACGCCGACATATTCGCATCGCCGCAGCCCTGCTCACCGCCGCCGGCACGCTCGGCGCCCTACCCGCCGCGGCCGCCGTCACCAGGATCGCCGGCACCGGCCGGGTGGTCACCGCGGGCACCCCGCTCAACACGCGCAGCGGCCCGTCCGCGAGCAGCGCCAAGACCGGCACCCTCAGGAACGGCGCGACCGTCTCGATCGTCTGCCGGGTCGCCGGCGAATTCATCCGCGGCACCGTCCGGAACACCGGCTACTGGGACCGGCTCGCCGACGACAGCTACATCTCCGACGCGTACGTCCGGCGCCGCAACTTCCCGATACCCAGGTGCAGGAAGACCGCGCCGATGCCGGCCGTCACCGGCTCCTGGATGCTTCCCGTCACCGCCGGCCTGGTCAGCGGCTTCCGCCCCCCGGACCGCCCGGTGCACGACGGCGTCGACCTCGGCGCGACCCGCAACACCCCGATCCGCGCGGCCAGCGCCGGCAAGGTGATCAAGGTCGTCTGCAACGTCTCCGCGGGCAGCTGCGACGTCGACGGCAAGCTCACGCTGACCGGCTGCGGCTGGTACGCCGAGGTCCGGCACCCGGGCGACATCGTGACCCGGTACTGCCACATGGTGCGCCGCCCGGCCGTGACCGTCGGCCAGACCGTCACCCGCGGCACGATCCTCGGGTACGTGGGCAGCTCGGGCTCGTCCTCCGGCCCGCACCTGCACTTCGAGGTACACACCGGCAGCCCCGCGACGAGGGCGAACGCTATCGACCCGGTCGCCTTCATGCGCGCCCGCGGCCTGTACATCGGCTGA